In Myxocyprinus asiaticus isolate MX2 ecotype Aquarium Trade chromosome 16, UBuf_Myxa_2, whole genome shotgun sequence, a single window of DNA contains:
- the faxcb gene encoding failed axon connections homolog isoform X2 — protein METYLRMVDLPYQNYFDGSLSAQGKMPWIEYNYEQVCGTEFIIDFLEEKLGVSLNKSLNAQEQAVARAITTMVEEHLYWTIAYCQWVDNVHETQSMLDLPGPLSDLLKWILCQLTGGIVKREMYCHGIGCYTKEEVYSLMEKDMRTLATLLGDKKYIMGPKLSSVDATVFGHLAQAMWTLPGTQPEQLIKGELINLAMYCERIRRKFWPEWFEDLEDFCYDSDNDTTSGTPNSLMDLGLFSRTDTLEESVLSSPLHSNTHSQDTDHSARSLSDSDIEVDGSDLEQQLKG, from the exons ATGGAGACCTATCTGCGCATGGTTGATCTGCCCTATCAA AATTACTTTGATGGAAGCCTCTCTGCTCAAGGCAAGATGCCTTGGATTGAGTATAACTATGAGCAGGTGTGTGGAACTGAGTTTATTATTGATTTCCTGGAGGAGAAACTTGGTGTGAGCCTTAACAAGAGTCTGAACGCTCAGGAGCAGGCGGTAGCACGGGCCATTACCACAATGGTGGAAGAACATTTGTACTG GACTATTGCATATTGTCAGTGGGTGGATAATGTTCATGAGACTCAGAGCATGCTTGATCTTCCCGGACCCCTCAGTGACCTGCTCAAATGGATTTTGTGTCAGCTGACTGGTGGAATTGTAAAAAGAGAGATGTATTGTCATGGCATTGGCTGCTACACTAAAGAAGAGGTTTACAGTCTCATGGAGAAAGACATGCGCACATTGGCCACACTGCTAG GGGATAAGAAGTACATCATGGGTCCCAAGCTGTCCAGTGTGGATGCCACAGTGTTCGGTCACCTTGCACAAGCCATGTGGACACTGCCTGGCACACAGCCCGAGCAGCTCATTAAAG GAGAACTGATTAACCTGGCCATGTACTGTGAGCGCATAAGGAGGAAATTCTGGCCAGAATGGTTTGAAGACTTGGAGGACTTCTGTTATGACAGTGATAATGACACCACCAGTGGAACGCCCAACAGCCTGATGGACCTTGGTCTCTTTTCCAGGACAGACACTTTAGAGGAGAGTGTTCTAAGCTCCCCATTACACAGTAATACACACTCGCAAGACACAGACCACTCTGCACGTTCACTGTCCGACTCTGACATTGAAGTAGACGGCTCAGATTTGGAGCAGCAGCTCAAGGGTTAA
- the faxcb gene encoding failed axon connections homolog isoform X1, with protein MRERMYWVAGFAASRSFVVDLGRNQSPSLGLCGSDERQLFYGYIVTVPLQDFGVIMSGLVSDSWWRKTLYITGGALLAAAAYLLHELLSIRKEQQLDSKDAIILHQFSRPKNGVPSLSPCCLKMETYLRMVDLPYQNYFDGSLSAQGKMPWIEYNYEQVCGTEFIIDFLEEKLGVSLNKSLNAQEQAVARAITTMVEEHLYWTIAYCQWVDNVHETQSMLDLPGPLSDLLKWILCQLTGGIVKREMYCHGIGCYTKEEVYSLMEKDMRTLATLLGDKKYIMGPKLSSVDATVFGHLAQAMWTLPGTQPEQLIKGELINLAMYCERIRRKFWPEWFEDLEDFCYDSDNDTTSGTPNSLMDLGLFSRTDTLEESVLSSPLHSNTHSQDTDHSARSLSDSDIEVDGSDLEQQLKG; from the exons ATGAGAGAGAGAATGTACTGGGTCGCTGGATTCGCCGCCTCCCGGTCGTTCGTGGTTGATCTCGGCCGGAATCAGAGCCCGTCCCTCGGGTTGTGTGGCTCTGATGAGCGTCAGTTATTCTATGGGTACATAGTAACCGTCCCTCTGCAGGATTTTGGTGTGATCATGTCGGGACTGGTGTCGGATTCCTGGTGGAGGAAGACTCTTTACATCACCGGTGGTGCCCTTCTAGCTGCGGCTGCCTATCTGCTACACGAACTCCTCTCCATCAG GAAGGAGCAACAGTTAGATTCTAAAGATGCCATCATCCTTCACCAGTTTTCCAGGCCAAAGAATGGGGTGCCAAGCCTGTCACCTTGCTGTCTGAAAATGGAGACCTATCTGCGCATGGTTGATCTGCCCTATCAA AATTACTTTGATGGAAGCCTCTCTGCTCAAGGCAAGATGCCTTGGATTGAGTATAACTATGAGCAGGTGTGTGGAACTGAGTTTATTATTGATTTCCTGGAGGAGAAACTTGGTGTGAGCCTTAACAAGAGTCTGAACGCTCAGGAGCAGGCGGTAGCACGGGCCATTACCACAATGGTGGAAGAACATTTGTACTG GACTATTGCATATTGTCAGTGGGTGGATAATGTTCATGAGACTCAGAGCATGCTTGATCTTCCCGGACCCCTCAGTGACCTGCTCAAATGGATTTTGTGTCAGCTGACTGGTGGAATTGTAAAAAGAGAGATGTATTGTCATGGCATTGGCTGCTACACTAAAGAAGAGGTTTACAGTCTCATGGAGAAAGACATGCGCACATTGGCCACACTGCTAG GGGATAAGAAGTACATCATGGGTCCCAAGCTGTCCAGTGTGGATGCCACAGTGTTCGGTCACCTTGCACAAGCCATGTGGACACTGCCTGGCACACAGCCCGAGCAGCTCATTAAAG GAGAACTGATTAACCTGGCCATGTACTGTGAGCGCATAAGGAGGAAATTCTGGCCAGAATGGTTTGAAGACTTGGAGGACTTCTGTTATGACAGTGATAATGACACCACCAGTGGAACGCCCAACAGCCTGATGGACCTTGGTCTCTTTTCCAGGACAGACACTTTAGAGGAGAGTGTTCTAAGCTCCCCATTACACAGTAATACACACTCGCAAGACACAGACCACTCTGCACGTTCACTGTCCGACTCTGACATTGAAGTAGACGGCTCAGATTTGGAGCAGCAGCTCAAGGGTTAA